A part of Sulfurifustis variabilis genomic DNA contains:
- a CDS encoding CHRD domain-containing protein: MLLLRLIAAAPAVLPLTLHAETRQAVLSGLDEVPAVSTAGTGSFTADIDDAAGTVRYELSYRGLEGAVQQAHIHFGQPGVNGGIAVFLCSNLANPPPGTPGCPDPGGTVRGVFQAGDVIGPSTQGIASGELDELVGAIRAGAAYVNVHSTLVPSGEIRGPLR, encoded by the coding sequence ATGCTCCTCCTGCGTCTCATCGCCGCTGCGCCGGCGGTCTTGCCGTTGACCCTCCACGCCGAAACGAGGCAGGCGGTCCTCTCCGGCCTCGACGAGGTGCCGGCCGTTTCGACCGCGGGAACGGGCAGTTTCACGGCGGACATCGATGACGCCGCCGGCACCGTGCGCTACGAGTTGAGCTACCGCGGTCTCGAGGGCGCCGTGCAGCAGGCGCACATTCATTTCGGCCAGCCCGGCGTGAACGGCGGCATCGCCGTCTTTCTCTGCTCCAACCTCGCCAACCCGCCGCCCGGCACCCCGGGCTGCCCTGACCCGGGAGGCACGGTGCGCGGCGTATTCCAGGCCGGGGACGTCATCGGGCCGTCGACACAGGGGATCGCGAGCGGAGAGCTCGATGAGCTCGTCGGGGCCATACGCGCCGGCGCCGCCTACGTGAACGTCCATTCGACCCTCGTTCCCTCGGGCGAGATCCGCGGCCCGCTTCGCTGA
- a CDS encoding putative bifunctional diguanylate cyclase/phosphodiesterase: MPRPRRPALFRLLLSLDRLPLFVLGAGLLLSLAVAWLAVAGVAEGERRYFREAVDRTTAAIVERVESTFDALYAARGLFYASAAISRAEFQRYADAIGLGQRYRGIRSMGFAVREERRGRWAPGAVRTPGPCDAPAAPARADGRERFAVIFIEPFAAGLPSLGNDPRDQVPCAEAMDRARDTGQPAATERIAFADDGGTAPGFMLFLPLYESGRPLRTVEERRAALLGFVFATVLPGDLHRAIEWREGLPTIDIDFRLYDGPVVEESRLLLGDEAGRRLLADSPPRYRETTQIQLAGRTWTLAFASLPSFQDPIDRHLPWVLLVVGAVVSVTAYRVMLVRGWHAAERRRHTTALEYQATHDSLTQLVNRDALHARLEELMREQPGRRLALLLIDLDGFKEINDTLGHQAGDQLLRQIGPRLQALLSPDHLLARLGGDEFALLVCPVADRAQAVDWAGRVLAEIQRPFGLAELTVQIDASVGIALSPDHGRDPTTLLRRADVAMYVAKKSHEGHAVYDPDQDVYSPRQLAILSDFATAMTRDQLVLHFQPKLRLRDRRTIGVEALVRWHHPVDGLIMPADFCPKVERSTLVRPLTHWVAEHAAAQCRAWRAEGLGLDVAFNISARNLLDSALPDDIAEVLERYRVPAANIEVEITESALITDPGRARETLMRLHALGVRIAIDDFGTGYSSLAYLKRLPVSSLKIDASFVRDMAHDDNDAILVRSTINLAHNLGLQVVAEGVESVEVLELLEQADCDLVQGTLLCAPLPGGELRRWLAGHGHARAVFEPVGG, from the coding sequence GTGCCGCGTCCGCGACGTCCGGCCCTGTTCCGCCTGCTGCTGTCCCTGGACCGCCTGCCCCTTTTCGTTCTCGGTGCCGGCCTGCTGCTCTCGCTCGCCGTCGCCTGGCTCGCTGTCGCCGGCGTGGCCGAGGGCGAGCGGCGCTATTTCAGGGAGGCGGTCGATCGCACCACGGCCGCGATCGTCGAGCGCGTGGAGAGCACGTTCGACGCGCTCTACGCGGCGCGCGGTCTCTTCTATGCGAGCGCGGCGATCAGCCGCGCCGAGTTCCAGCGCTACGCCGACGCGATCGGCCTGGGGCAGCGCTATCGCGGCATCCGAAGCATGGGCTTCGCCGTGCGCGAAGAACGGCGCGGCCGCTGGGCGCCCGGCGCGGTGCGCACGCCCGGGCCATGCGACGCGCCGGCCGCGCCGGCCCGGGCGGACGGGCGCGAGCGCTTCGCCGTGATCTTCATCGAGCCGTTCGCGGCGGGCCTCCCGTCGCTCGGGAACGATCCCCGCGACCAGGTACCCTGCGCCGAGGCGATGGACCGCGCGCGCGACACCGGCCAGCCGGCCGCGACGGAGCGCATCGCCTTCGCGGACGACGGCGGGACCGCGCCCGGCTTCATGCTGTTCCTCCCGCTCTACGAATCGGGGCGACCGCTGCGCACGGTGGAGGAGCGCCGGGCCGCCCTGCTCGGCTTCGTCTTCGCCACCGTCCTGCCCGGAGACCTGCACCGCGCGATCGAGTGGCGCGAGGGGCTTCCCACCATCGACATCGATTTCCGCCTGTACGACGGGCCGGTCGTCGAGGAGTCGCGCCTGCTGCTGGGCGACGAGGCGGGACGGCGGCTGCTCGCCGACAGTCCCCCGCGTTACCGCGAAACCACGCAGATCCAGCTGGCCGGGCGGACATGGACGCTCGCCTTCGCCTCCCTGCCGTCGTTCCAGGACCCGATCGACCGGCACCTCCCCTGGGTGCTGCTGGTGGTGGGCGCGGTGGTGAGCGTCACCGCGTACCGCGTGATGCTCGTGCGCGGATGGCACGCCGCCGAGCGCCGCCGCCATACCACCGCGCTCGAATACCAGGCGACGCACGATTCGCTGACACAGCTCGTCAACCGCGACGCGCTCCACGCCCGCCTGGAAGAGCTGATGCGCGAACAGCCGGGTCGCCGGCTCGCGCTGCTCCTGATCGACCTCGACGGGTTCAAGGAGATCAACGACACCCTGGGGCACCAGGCGGGAGACCAGCTGCTGCGCCAGATCGGACCGCGGTTGCAGGCGTTGCTGAGCCCGGATCACCTGCTCGCGCGCCTCGGCGGCGACGAGTTCGCCCTGCTCGTCTGCCCGGTCGCCGATCGGGCGCAGGCGGTCGATTGGGCCGGCCGCGTGCTCGCCGAGATCCAACGGCCCTTCGGGCTCGCGGAGCTCACGGTACAGATCGACGCCAGCGTCGGCATCGCCCTCAGCCCGGACCACGGGCGCGATCCGACCACCCTGCTGCGGCGGGCGGATGTCGCGATGTACGTCGCGAAGAAGAGCCACGAGGGACACGCGGTATACGACCCGGACCAGGACGTCTACAGCCCGCGCCAGCTCGCGATCCTGAGCGATTTCGCCACGGCCATGACCCGGGACCAGCTCGTGCTGCACTTCCAGCCGAAGCTTCGCCTGCGCGACCGGCGCACGATCGGCGTCGAGGCCCTGGTCCGGTGGCACCATCCCGTCGACGGGCTCATCATGCCCGCCGACTTCTGCCCCAAGGTCGAGCGGAGCACGCTCGTGCGCCCCCTGACGCACTGGGTCGCCGAGCATGCGGCGGCGCAATGTCGGGCGTGGCGGGCGGAGGGACTCGGGCTCGACGTCGCCTTCAACATCTCGGCGCGCAACCTGCTCGACAGCGCGCTGCCCGACGACATCGCCGAGGTGCTGGAGCGTTATCGCGTGCCGGCCGCGAACATCGAGGTGGAGATCACCGAAAGCGCGCTCATCACGGATCCGGGGCGCGCGCGGGAAACGCTGATGCGGCTGCATGCGCTCGGGGTTCGCATCGCGATCGACGATTTCGGCACGGGGTATTCCTCGCTGGCCTACCTGAAGCGCCTGCCCGTGTCCTCGCTCAAGATAGACGCCTCGTTCGTGCGCGACATGGCGCACGACGACAACGACGCGATTCTCGTTCGCTCGACGATCAACCTCGCGCACAACCTGGGGCTGCAGGTGGTGGCGGAAGGGGTCGAGAGCGTCGAAGTGCTGGAGCTCCTGGAGCAGGCCGATTGCGACCTCGTTCAGGGCACCCTGCTGTGCGCGCCGCTTCCCGGCGGCGAGCTGCGGCGCTGGCTCGCCGGTCACGGGCACGCGCGCGCCGTGTTTGAGCCGGTCGGAGGTTGA
- a CDS encoding ChaB family protein — protein sequence MAPYDDIADLPPRVRAHLPGHAQEIYLAAFNHAWQQHADEARREEIAHRIAWAAVKRVYEKTGDRWVRK from the coding sequence ATGGCTCCCTACGACGACATCGCCGATCTGCCGCCCCGCGTGCGCGCGCACCTGCCGGGACACGCGCAGGAAATCTACCTCGCCGCCTTCAACCACGCCTGGCAGCAGCACGCCGACGAAGCGCGACGCGAGGAGATCGCGCACCGCATCGCCTGGGCGGCGGTGAAGCGCGTCTATGAAAAGACCGGTGACCGGTGGGTCCGCAAGTGA
- a CDS encoding dienelactone hydrolase family protein: protein MEKEFEEELKSLSPVVPFTRRHFVMTMLASGFALAVKPIAAQTAITTDTAGLTAGEVKIPVADGAIPAYRAMPAKGTRFPTVVVVQEIFGVHEHIKDVCRRLAKQGYLAVAPELYARQGDVSKMPDVKEILAKVVSKVPDKQVLSDIDATFAWATKSDKGDAGRQGITGFCWGGRIVWLYAAHNPKLKAGVAWYGRLTSEANERTPRHPLDLAGELEAPVLGLYGGADAGIPLDTVERMRAAIKAAGGKSEIVVYADAPHAFLADYRPSYRKEPAEDGWRRMLAWFKQHGVA, encoded by the coding sequence ATGGAAAAAGAATTCGAAGAAGAACTGAAAAGCCTGTCGCCGGTGGTGCCCTTCACGCGCCGCCACTTCGTGATGACGATGCTCGCCTCCGGTTTCGCGCTCGCGGTGAAACCGATCGCGGCGCAGACGGCCATCACGACGGACACGGCGGGGCTGACCGCCGGCGAGGTGAAGATCCCCGTCGCGGACGGGGCCATCCCCGCGTACCGCGCGATGCCCGCAAAGGGCACGCGTTTTCCGACCGTCGTGGTGGTGCAGGAAATCTTCGGCGTGCACGAGCACATCAAGGACGTCTGCCGCCGGCTCGCCAAGCAGGGTTACCTCGCGGTCGCCCCGGAGCTCTACGCGCGCCAGGGCGACGTATCGAAGATGCCCGACGTCAAGGAGATCCTGGCCAAAGTGGTATCGAAGGTGCCGGACAAGCAGGTGTTGTCGGACATCGACGCGACCTTCGCCTGGGCGACGAAGAGCGACAAGGGCGACGCCGGACGGCAGGGTATTACCGGCTTCTGCTGGGGCGGCCGCATCGTCTGGCTCTACGCCGCGCACAACCCGAAGCTCAAGGCCGGCGTCGCCTGGTACGGACGGCTGACCTCCGAGGCGAACGAGCGCACGCCGCGCCATCCGCTGGACTTGGCCGGCGAGCTCGAGGCACCCGTGCTCGGCCTCTACGGCGGCGCCGATGCGGGCATCCCGCTCGATACCGTCGAGCGCATGCGCGCGGCGATCAAGGCGGCGGGCGGAAAATCGGAGATCGTAGTTTACGCGGATGCCCCGCATGCGTTCCTCGCCGATTACCGGCCGAGCTACCGCAAGGAGCCCGCCGAGGACGGGTGGCGGCGCATGCTCGCCTGGTTCAAGCAGCACGGTGTGGCGTAG
- a CDS encoding inositol monophosphatase family protein, with the protein MIDPRTELAADEIEHLYEAAIALADEAREIIQGALAAGFSVKHKPDGTLVTSTDIQVEERLRAAIEERFACHGIIGEELPARHPDSALQWILDPIDGTEDFVHRVPTFGTILALHYKGEPIVGILEHTALGLRASAAYGHGTYYRCQRSRLADLPPEVGDDRARVILSARGNFIRYRDEGATFDALARTFPNHRIYRSCYGHTLVATGAADAMVDFHDSLWDLAAARIAVEEAGGAYRTVREFELPGGQRIYSSVFGKPALVERILAVIGAAGPQP; encoded by the coding sequence ATGATCGACCCCCGCACCGAGCTCGCGGCCGACGAGATCGAGCACCTCTACGAAGCGGCCATCGCGCTCGCCGACGAGGCGCGCGAGATCATCCAGGGCGCGCTCGCGGCCGGCTTCAGCGTGAAGCACAAGCCCGACGGCACGCTCGTCACCAGCACGGACATCCAGGTGGAGGAGCGGCTGCGCGCGGCCATCGAGGAGCGCTTCGCCTGCCACGGGATCATCGGCGAGGAGCTGCCGGCGCGTCATCCCGACTCCGCGCTCCAGTGGATTCTCGACCCGATCGACGGCACCGAGGACTTCGTGCACCGCGTGCCGACCTTCGGGACCATCCTCGCCCTGCACTACAAGGGCGAGCCGATCGTGGGCATCCTCGAGCACACCGCGCTCGGCCTGCGCGCGAGCGCGGCCTACGGCCACGGCACCTATTACCGCTGCCAGCGCTCGCGCCTCGCCGACCTGCCGCCCGAGGTCGGGGACGACCGGGCCCGGGTGATCCTGTCGGCGCGCGGCAACTTCATCCGTTACCGCGACGAGGGCGCCACCTTCGACGCGCTGGCCCGGACGTTCCCCAACCACCGCATCTACCGTTCGTGCTACGGCCACACGCTGGTCGCGACGGGCGCGGCCGACGCGATGGTGGATTTCCACGACAGCCTCTGGGACCTCGCCGCCGCGCGCATCGCGGTCGAGGAGGCCGGCGGCGCCTACCGCACGGTGCGCGAGTTCGAGCTCCCGGGCGGTCAGCGCATCTACAGCAGCGTGTTCGGCAAACCGGCGCTCGTGGAACGCATCCTCGCCGTCATCGGAGCCGCCGGGCCCCAGCCTTGA
- a CDS encoding TPM domain-containing protein — translation MDVRRLIRHLLVPPWRVRRAFSPATMRAIEQAIRAAEATHEGQICFAVEAALELGSLMRGQSARARALEVYSQLRVWDTEKNDGVLIYVLLADHDVEILADRGLNARVDPGEWERICRAMEAAFREGRFHDGALAGIEAARALLARHFPRSGPGANEISNRPVIL, via the coding sequence ATGGACGTGCGCAGGCTGATACGGCATCTCCTCGTGCCGCCCTGGCGGGTGCGGCGGGCGTTCTCGCCCGCGACGATGCGGGCGATCGAGCAGGCGATTCGCGCGGCGGAGGCCACGCACGAGGGCCAGATCTGCTTCGCCGTCGAGGCGGCACTCGAGCTCGGTTCGCTGATGCGCGGACAGTCGGCCCGCGCGCGTGCGCTCGAGGTCTACTCGCAGCTGCGCGTCTGGGACACCGAGAAGAACGACGGTGTCCTGATCTACGTGCTGCTCGCGGACCACGACGTGGAGATCCTCGCCGATCGCGGCCTGAACGCGCGCGTGGATCCCGGCGAGTGGGAGCGTATCTGCCGCGCGATGGAAGCGGCCTTCCGCGAGGGCCGGTTCCACGACGGCGCGCTCGCGGGGATCGAGGCGGCCCGCGCGCTGCTCGCGCGCCACTTCCCGCGCAGCGGCCCGGGCGCGAACGAGATCAGCAACAGACCGGTGATACTGTGA
- a CDS encoding LemA family protein, which yields MRLRFALALVVLLALSGCGYNTLQRNDEQINAAWSEVLNQYQRRADLVPNLVNVVKGYAAHEREVLTQVTEARARVSQIQATPELINDPEAFRRFQQAQGEMTSALSRLLAVVENYPQLKADAAFRDLQAQLEGTENRIAVARNRYIKSVQEYNVTVRSFPSNLTAMLFGFETKPNFTVENEREIARPPKVDFGAGQPAPPPNVPSEYSR from the coding sequence ATGCGTTTGCGTTTCGCGCTCGCTCTCGTCGTGCTGCTCGCGCTGTCCGGCTGCGGATACAACACGCTTCAGCGCAACGACGAGCAGATCAACGCGGCCTGGTCCGAGGTGCTGAACCAGTACCAGCGCCGCGCCGACCTCGTGCCCAACCTCGTGAACGTGGTCAAAGGGTACGCTGCGCACGAGCGCGAGGTGCTGACCCAGGTCACCGAGGCACGCGCGCGCGTGAGCCAGATCCAGGCGACGCCCGAGCTCATCAACGACCCGGAGGCGTTCCGGCGGTTCCAGCAGGCGCAGGGCGAGATGACGTCGGCGCTGTCCCGGCTCCTCGCGGTCGTCGAGAACTACCCGCAGCTCAAGGCCGACGCCGCGTTCCGCGACCTGCAGGCGCAGCTCGAAGGCACCGAGAACCGGATCGCCGTGGCGCGCAACCGCTACATCAAATCGGTGCAGGAGTACAACGTCACCGTGCGGTCCTTCCCGAGCAATCTCACGGCGATGCTGTTCGGCTTCGAGACCAAACCGAATTTCACGGTGGAGAACGAGCGCGAGATCGCGCGCCCGCCGAAGGTCGATTTCGGCGCCGGGCAGCCGGCGCCGCCGCCCAACGTCCCGAGCGAATACTCGCGCTGA
- a CDS encoding TPM domain-containing protein: MIAPRAPSVRLLARAVAAALLLALLAPAGHADVAVPPFQARVTDLTNTLTRAQRETLERELAAFEARKGSQIAVLIVPTTEPETIEQYGIRVAEAWKPGRAGIDDGVLLLVALEDRALRIEVGYGLEGVIPDAVANRVIEEVIVPFFKQGDYYGGIAAGVNRIVRLIDGEPLPPPEARDTSWSRWEQALPFAFVAVFVLGGILRAVLGRFVGALAAGGITAVVVWIIVGSLIAALLFSLFVFVFTLVGGVRTRRGGYGGWSSGGYGGGGGFGGGGGGFGGGGGGGFGGGGASGRW; this comes from the coding sequence TTGATCGCCCCGCGCGCGCCATCGGTCCGTCTCCTCGCGCGCGCCGTCGCGGCGGCGCTCCTGCTCGCGCTTCTCGCGCCGGCGGGACACGCCGATGTCGCGGTGCCGCCGTTCCAGGCGCGCGTCACCGACCTGACGAATACCCTCACGCGCGCGCAGCGCGAAACCCTGGAGCGCGAGCTCGCCGCCTTCGAGGCGCGCAAGGGATCGCAGATCGCGGTGCTCATCGTGCCCACGACGGAGCCCGAAACCATCGAGCAGTACGGCATCCGCGTGGCGGAGGCGTGGAAGCCCGGCCGGGCGGGGATCGACGACGGCGTCCTGCTGCTCGTCGCCCTCGAGGACCGGGCGCTGCGCATCGAGGTGGGGTACGGACTCGAGGGAGTGATACCGGACGCGGTGGCGAACCGCGTGATCGAGGAAGTCATCGTGCCGTTCTTCAAGCAGGGCGATTACTACGGGGGCATCGCCGCGGGCGTGAACCGCATCGTGCGGCTGATCGACGGCGAGCCGCTCCCTCCGCCGGAGGCGCGCGACACCTCGTGGTCGCGCTGGGAGCAGGCGTTGCCCTTCGCCTTCGTGGCCGTGTTCGTGCTGGGCGGGATCCTGCGCGCCGTGCTGGGGCGCTTCGTCGGCGCGCTCGCCGCCGGCGGCATCACGGCCGTCGTCGTGTGGATCATCGTCGGCTCGCTGATCGCCGCCCTCCTCTTCAGCCTGTTCGTCTTCGTCTTCACGCTCGTCGGCGGCGTGCGCACCCGGCGCGGCGGCTACGGCGGATGGTCGAGCGGCGGCTACGGCGGAGGGGGCGGATTCGGCGGGGGCGGAGGCGGTTTCGGCGGCGGAGGCGGGGGCGGATTCGGCGGGGGCGGGGCATCCGGTCGATGGTGA
- a CDS encoding diguanylate cyclase domain-containing protein, translating to MAAVPVAGPAVIDARVVETITRHLESLRGTVEGGELYGLISRVLRKHRRLGNITGECLSELHGQLEAYANDPVTLPGMRIRARLLQQHISPYLPDFDDPSPSPAYASERLPEPPGGFEDAPIIEEVTLGLPAATPPAAEAPNEAPLEGVIERPSEQSEQSTAERTEKYQALLRSEKDAWQAIYGTVKDYHKLKQAWMKSLDELARQRDALEDKLLKTSEHLSVLEAERDKLRTDLEKTRTEAAKRPRLLPTPRASRANGRTGALPRREAFVREVETEIKRIKRSGSSLALGLIAIEGLERVAEEHGAEASEAVLRCYAVEILSNFRAYDRVALYDRDLYAVMFPDTRKDGAQRALEKAHKRATETHVAHEGRSFPLPPFVGVLVLYAAGEDVAAFVARADDALARARESGQTGIVPA from the coding sequence ATGGCCGCGGTGCCGGTGGCGGGTCCCGCTGTGATCGACGCGCGCGTGGTGGAGACCATCACGCGCCACCTGGAGTCCCTGCGCGGCACGGTCGAGGGCGGCGAGCTCTATGGCCTGATCAGCCGGGTGCTGCGCAAGCACCGCCGCCTCGGCAACATCACCGGAGAGTGCCTGAGCGAGCTGCACGGGCAGCTCGAGGCCTACGCGAACGACCCCGTCACGCTCCCCGGCATGCGCATTCGCGCACGACTGCTCCAGCAGCACATCAGCCCCTACCTGCCCGACTTCGACGACCCGTCCCCCTCTCCGGCGTACGCGAGCGAGCGGCTGCCGGAACCGCCGGGCGGATTCGAGGACGCCCCGATCATCGAGGAGGTGACGCTCGGCCTGCCTGCGGCCACCCCGCCGGCGGCCGAGGCCCCGAACGAAGCCCCGCTCGAGGGCGTGATCGAACGGCCGTCCGAGCAGTCCGAGCAGTCGACCGCGGAACGCACCGAGAAGTACCAGGCACTGCTGCGTTCCGAGAAGGACGCATGGCAGGCGATCTACGGAACCGTGAAGGACTACCACAAGCTCAAGCAGGCGTGGATGAAGAGCCTGGACGAGCTCGCGCGCCAGCGGGACGCGCTGGAGGACAAGCTTCTGAAGACGAGCGAGCACCTGAGCGTGCTCGAGGCGGAGCGCGACAAGCTGCGCACCGATCTCGAGAAGACGCGCACCGAGGCGGCCAAACGGCCGCGCCTGCTGCCAACGCCGCGGGCTTCGCGCGCCAACGGGCGGACCGGCGCGCTGCCGCGGCGCGAGGCCTTCGTGCGGGAGGTGGAGACGGAGATCAAGCGCATCAAGCGCTCCGGCTCTTCGCTCGCGCTCGGTCTGATCGCCATCGAAGGGCTGGAGCGCGTCGCCGAGGAGCACGGCGCGGAGGCGTCCGAGGCGGTACTGCGCTGCTACGCGGTGGAGATCCTGTCGAACTTCCGGGCCTACGACCGCGTAGCGCTCTACGACCGCGACCTGTACGCCGTGATGTTCCCCGATACGCGCAAGGACGGCGCGCAGCGCGCCCTGGAGAAGGCGCACAAGCGCGCGACCGAGACCCACGTCGCGCACGAGGGCCGGAGCTTCCCGCTGCCTCCCTTCGTCGGCGTGCTCGTGCTCTACGCGGCCGGCGAGGACGTCGCGGCGTTCGTCGCCCGGGCGGACGACGCGCTCGCCCGGGCGCGCGAAAGCGGTCAAACCGGCATCGTGCCCGCCTGA
- a CDS encoding DUF72 domain-containing protein, translated as MGTSGYSYAAWKGRFYPPRLPAADMLGYYAERFDTVEINASFYRFPSVEMLDGWAARVPGDFAFAFKAPRRITHDYRLGKPEDARAFMERVGRLGPRFAAALFQLPPSFHRDLPRLEGVLAALPRGARAAFEFRHVSWLDEAVYVLLEAHNAALCLADVDDAETPPLAATADWGYLRLRRADYSEAALADWARRVRGQGWAQAYVYFKHEDEARGPEYARRFKALIDDRGAPAKPAEPDRADVSR; from the coding sequence GTGGGTACCAGCGGATACAGCTACGCGGCCTGGAAGGGCCGTTTCTATCCGCCGCGCCTTCCTGCCGCCGACATGCTCGGCTACTACGCCGAGCGCTTCGACACGGTGGAGATCAACGCGAGCTTCTACCGCTTTCCCTCCGTCGAGATGCTGGACGGTTGGGCGGCCCGGGTACCGGGCGATTTCGCCTTCGCCTTCAAGGCGCCTCGGCGGATCACGCACGACTACCGCCTCGGCAAGCCGGAGGACGCGCGCGCCTTCATGGAGCGGGTGGGGCGCCTGGGTCCCCGGTTCGCCGCCGCGCTGTTTCAGCTGCCCCCGTCCTTTCACCGCGACCTGCCGCGGCTCGAGGGCGTGCTGGCGGCGCTGCCCCGCGGGGCGCGCGCGGCCTTCGAGTTTCGCCACGTCTCGTGGCTCGACGAGGCCGTGTACGTCCTGCTCGAGGCCCACAACGCGGCGCTCTGCCTCGCCGACGTCGACGACGCGGAGACGCCGCCGTTGGCGGCGACCGCGGACTGGGGCTATCTGCGTCTGCGACGCGCGGATTACAGCGAGGCGGCGCTTGCGGACTGGGCGCGGCGCGTGCGCGGGCAGGGCTGGGCGCAGGCGTACGTCTACTTCAAGCACGAGGACGAGGCGCGCGGGCCCGAATACGCGCGCCGGTTCAAGGCGTTGATCGACGACCGGGGCGCTCCGGCGAAGCCCGCCGAGCCCGATCGGGCGGACGTGTCGAGGTAG
- a CDS encoding phosphoribulokinase yields MSVKYPIVAVSGSSGAGTTTVRQAFQDIFRREGLSAAFVEGDAFLRYGRDEMNAFIARTFKEGRMVSHFGPEANLLSELEALFREYAEHGTGKIRHYVTEDTGDRFGRAPGTFTPWEPLPTGTDLLFYEGLHGGVVARTWTRRQMSPSHNPWVIERRRRDGDGGVDVAQYVDLLIGVAPVVNLEWIQKIHRDTRIKGHTPEAVTDTILRRLRDYIHFIVPQFTISDINFQRVPVVDTSNPFIARDVPSADESVVVIRFREPQKFHFPNLLKRLHGSFMSRPNTMVVPGGKMQMALEVICTPLIHELCEKRRHEEAS; encoded by the coding sequence ATGTCGGTCAAGTACCCCATCGTCGCGGTCAGCGGCTCCTCGGGCGCGGGGACGACGACCGTACGCCAGGCGTTCCAGGACATCTTCCGCCGGGAAGGGCTGAGCGCCGCGTTCGTCGAGGGCGACGCCTTCCTGCGCTACGGGCGCGACGAGATGAACGCCTTCATCGCGCGCACATTCAAGGAAGGGCGCATGGTGAGCCACTTCGGCCCGGAGGCGAACCTGCTCAGCGAGCTCGAGGCGTTGTTCCGCGAGTACGCCGAGCACGGCACGGGAAAGATCCGGCATTACGTCACCGAGGACACCGGCGACCGCTTCGGGCGGGCGCCGGGGACCTTCACGCCGTGGGAGCCGCTCCCCACCGGCACCGATCTCCTCTTCTACGAAGGGTTGCACGGCGGCGTCGTGGCGCGCACGTGGACCCGGCGGCAGATGAGCCCGTCGCACAACCCCTGGGTCATCGAGCGGCGGCGGCGGGACGGCGACGGCGGCGTGGACGTGGCGCAGTACGTGGACCTGCTGATCGGCGTCGCCCCGGTCGTCAACCTCGAGTGGATACAGAAGATCCACCGCGACACGCGCATCAAGGGGCATACGCCCGAAGCGGTCACCGACACCATCCTGCGCCGCCTGCGCGACTACATCCATTTCATCGTGCCGCAGTTCACCATCAGCGACATCAACTTCCAGCGGGTGCCGGTCGTCGACACCTCGAACCCCTTCATCGCGCGCGACGTCCCCTCGGCGGACGAAAGCGTCGTCGTCATCCGCTTCCGCGAGCCGCAGAAGTTCCACTTCCCCAACCTGCTGAAGCGCCTGCACGGCTCGTTCATGTCGCGCCCCAACACCATGGTGGTGCCGGGCGGGAAGATGCAGATGGCGCTCGAGGTCATCTGCACGCCGTTGATTCACGAGCTCTGCGAAAAACGGCGGCACGAAGAGGCATCCTGA